A section of the Glycine max mitochondrion, complete genome genome encodes:
- the orf215 gene encoding hypothetical protein — MSLPAPPWPYAFWPARLDLALTGLPPSCKDSAPPLDALRPRFVQAALLGYVLPIAKAVLLPGFFSAKLGNLPFSERLYPGTKRKRGGRPSTRSQGSGWWSLTRAIQETIQSKASKKKQKDSQSSRDSSRRQVLQRKLSIQREDRVVVVNRGREQLIRQDGIPLLHVFGLSFSCVDASKAAPSPPPPSALPVGYLRGLELRDCLLNVPYLTYRSIR, encoded by the coding sequence ATGAGCCTGCCAGCTCCGCCTTGGCCCTATGCCTTTTGGCCAGCTCGTCTGGACTTGGCTTTGACCGGTCTGCCCCCCTCTTGCAAGGATTCGGCGCCTCCACTTGATGCTTTACGCCCACGCTTCGTTCAGGCAGCGCTACTCGGATATGTCTTGCCAATCGCCAAAGCAGTGCTACTTCCAGGATTTTTTTCGGCCAAGCTCGGGAACCTTCCCTTTAGTGAAAGGCTCTATCCCGGGACGAAGAGAAAGAGAGGGGGAAGGCCAAGTACGAGATCACAGGGATCGGGCTGGTGGAGCTTGACAAGAGCGATACAGGAAACCATACAATCGAAGGCTAGCAAGAAGAAGCAAAAAGATAGTCAAAGCTCAAGGGATTCATCACGAAGGCAAGTGCTCCAGCGGAAGCTATCAATTCAAAGGGAAGACCGGGTAGTGGTAGTTAACCGGGGGAGGGAGCAGCTCATCCGTCAGGATGGGATCCCTCTACTTCACGTTTTTGGCTTATCTTTTTCTTGCGTTGACGCTTCCAAAGCGGCTCCGTCTCCGCCTCCGCCTTCTGCGCTCCCAGTTGGGTATCTCCGAGGACTTGAGCTAAGGGATTGTTTACTGAACGTCCCATACTTGACCTATCGCTCCATTCGGTGA